A window of Salvia splendens isolate huo1 chromosome 8, SspV2, whole genome shotgun sequence genomic DNA:
agactaccgaagccggtgcttacacgagcagcgaaagcggggcatatccggtggacctcaaccggacgatgtacgaggaggaagagagttccgaCACACTGGTGTCCTCCCAGTGTCCCGTTGGCGTCAAgactgcgaagaacaagggcaaggcgaaggcgacatcctcctcacAAGCCGCGGCCACCGCCCTGACCCCGACCCCGGCGTCACTTGCCTATGCGGAGTTGGCagcggccgccaaccggaggacgttgttggacacgcacaacgccctcatgcAGTGCCAGGACCCTgtcaaagccgaatacctccaggggataATTGATGAGCTGCGCCGCAAGTTAGGACTTTTGTAGCGagtagtcaatttttttttcatttctaactcgtgtaaatttttaatcaatgtaagatttaccgtttttaattaatcgtggtgctttttaaattattttgcattggcatatttgaaaatatttaaattaattaataaaacaatagtGAAATCTTTAGGGCGGCCTATAGGGCGTCCCGCTGCAGATGGAAGGGTtggaggataaaatgatgatgtgacgGTGTATAAGGCGCCCCCATTGAAGATGTCCTAAATCCACCAGGTTGTCGGTTGTTGTAGGTGGGAACAGCCGAAATCATGGTTACATTTATCTAAAAAATCAATGAAATTGTAGCCTCAAGTTAGGACATTGTTTGTTGAAAGCAGTTTAGAAATGTATTAGATTCGTTTATGAAAAGTACCGCTGGACCATCAATTGCAGCGGGAGTGTGTTGGAATATTATTAAACTTGATTTTGTTAtggaaatatctagatattgtAGAATTGTCTAGAAATAGCTTGAGAAAATATCTACATATTTTAGtagaaatatctagatattttaggAGAATAATCTAGATTATAGATATTATGTAagaaatatctagatttttatggataaaaatctagatatttagaatataaaattattaggtAGATTCTATAATATGAAAAGGATGCATATAAATAGGAGTGGGTTGTAACATTTTAGATGAGCTGAGAACTTGAgagaatttgaaaaataaagtgTCCTTAGTTTTCTCATATTACCTCTACTAAACCATTTCTCATATATTCCACCCATTCTCCTCTCAAATATTTCCTCCAAACTAAATTACTCCTCCAACATGTATCTTATATATTCCAACTGAGTCAGTCTACCAGAGCTTAGTTACACGGGGGAAATGAGGAGTAGGGCTCACAGTGAATTGTAGTCCACATGTGTTTGACTGCTATTAATATAAAGATGAGAAAACCAAGTAATCAAAGATTAAGCCCATCTTTGTACCATTAAATTGAACATAGGGGAAATGATATTTTACCACAATTACAGGAGTCTTTTTATCAGAACTGGTGTTGACTTCCATGAGCATTTTCTGCCTTCAACTCTCCTTGTTGAGAAGTAGAAGTTGAACCAACACTGCAATAAATTAGTATGTCACAACATTTCTCAGAAATACCACAAGTTGTTTGATGTATTATACTACTAAATACTATTCCTAGAATTTATATTCCCAGCAGATGGAATGTTAGCTTTAACCAATCCGGGTTCAATGCTACCAAATTCCAATTTCCATTGCATTGATGAACCAGAGCTAGACTCTACAACACTAACATTCTTCTGCCTCTCTTCTGGCATAGGTTTCATAgatataaaattcaaaaagaGTTAGCTAACAGATAAATATAAAGTATTGAACAATGTATCCATTGGTTTAATATCAAGATTAACATCAAGAAATGTATAATGAAAATGTAATATTATCATTTATTAATGAATAGTAGTACAGTATAGCATTGGGTACATGAAAAGAACTGCTACACTAAATTGAACTAGAAAGCTCCTCTCTTCTGGCATAGGTTTCATAgatataaaattcaaaaagaGTTAGCTAACAGATAAATATAAAGTATTGAATAATGTAACGGTTGTCCATTGGTTTAATATCAAGATTAACATCAAGAAATGTATAATGAAAATGTAATATTATCATTGATTAATGAATAGTAGTACAGTATAGCATTGGGTACATGAAAAGAACTGCTACACTAAATTGAACTAGCTCCTCTTTCTCTTCAATAATCCAAGAAGAGCCTTCAATTTAAGTTCTTAGAAACGGATGAAGCTTCTCCATCTCCGGAGCCTGAACACGAAGCTGAGGGTTTTCAAACGCTAAAATTCTAAAGCGTTTATCTCTCAACAAATGTTTTCAAGAAATTGAGAGGGGAGTAGAACTATACAAAACTTCGATTGTAATAACTTAAATTGAAGTCGATAAAGGGTTTACCTTGAGAGTCGAACGGCGTCTCGCCCTCATCTTTACTCATCGTCGATTACTCTGAGAAATTTTGTCACTCTCAGTTTTGTTGATGCATGAAAAATTAaacaagaggaagaagaaacaaGGCAAAGGAAAGCGTGGTTTACTTATGAAAGCGTTGGATGGAATACATCAAATGAGAGGAGATTGTGACAACTCAGCAAGAAAGATCCAACGGTGGACAGGAGAGAGAATACGGTTAAGGGATGTTGTGCGAAGAAACGACGTCGGGTTACTCttttttgttgcttttttttcccttttacaTTTAGTTTCTAATGTTAGTATGTACGCCGCattctttttttattgtttcttttcttccctttttatatttctatttctttgacaattaaaattttaaatagttttttattgtatttttgtaGCATTGAAGCAAACGTTGGTTTAATAATATCTgcataatagtagtattttgtcAGGATTATACATgtctaaaatatttaattttaatcaacAATATTATAGTACTCTAGCATTTCTTTATTCTTCCGTCTaccaataaatatctcatttgtaCTACTTTCGTCCGCCCACAATTAAAAGtctcatttactttttattattttttgtagtgactttatattccactaactttattccactcatatttgATTATGAAACTAAGTAGGGATTCGCCTTTCgctaatcttttttttttttttttttttttgtctcacaataagagtcttattgCCTTTCGCTAATCTTTTCCCTtccacatttcttaaaaccaatGCCATGTCAAATACATGCACTTATAAtcatggacggaggaagtataatagAGAAATGCAAGTttgcaaaataaattttttaatataccAAAATACTaatctaaaatttaaatttaataaaaatcatagaaaaataattttaaaaattcactGTTCTAACTTATGCACTAATACTTCGATTGGTTTAACAAATTTATTTATCCTCCAAAGTgctataacaaaattaaataaagtatttAGTAAAAAATATAATCGTTTCTTTgagcaattaattaattagctgAACAATTACAATttggaatatatatatttaaaaaatgaagatTGGATCCCCTAATTCTATTATAGCCATCCGTCTCAGGGTAGTCGAGTTGTATTCTTTGTTAGGTTGTCTCaaagtagttgagtcatttttttttataaaatctttatttgctctcttactttactctttctttatctcttttactttattctctctcttactttactctcttcattttaatatttaacACATCAATTTTTAAATCTCGTGCAAAAAAAACCCTAACTaccttgggacgaagggagtataatttagtcCTAATTACATAATTGATAATTCCcttttaatttcaaattcagTTACGTTTAGTTTTTTcgtgtattaaaaaaaatactactgtaGTACAGTATTACGCGGATATTATTACACTAAATTTTGCTTCTTTGTTCCACAgatataataaaaaaactaattaaaaattttattatcaaagaaatagaaataTAGAAATGGCAGAAAAGAGacacataaaaaaaagaatgtTGCGTCTTTTATTACAGTAGTGTACTACTAACTATACTAGAACCTAAATGTAaaaaaggaaggaaaaaaaGCATTAAGAAAGAGTAAACCGACGTCGTTTCCTTGCCCAGCATGGTGCTGTGATTCCTCACCATTGCAGAGGATCCGATCCCATAATAAGAGGCCTCTCTGCAGCTAGATTGTCATTCATGAAAATTGTGTACGTGTGCGTGAGCACCTTGGGCTAAGGGTCCAGGATCCGAAGCATTTTATCAGTTCTCTCTATCGTGTTGCTTTCGTTATCATTTACTTAGCGCATTATTTCTCTGATTTCGTTTGGTAATTATCTAGTTCCATTGCAACGTGCAATTGTTTGTGGTGTTGATTGTGTGAGTTGTTATTGGTCAATTGGTTGTTGTGTTGCGATCTTAGTTGGATAGGGACATTCGTCACTCTCAGAAATACATGAAGCTGACCGTAACTGCAAAATAGGAAtatataatatactatatatatagcGCGAGTGACAGTAACAGATTTTTGAAGGAGCTTCCGTTCTgaaaattatatataataaatttaatttaatttatcatatactcccttcgttctgCAATAGAATTCCTATTTAGTTATaccacggattttaagaaatatagagaAAATTAGATTGAATAAGTTAATTGAATAtaagtctcacttatatatacaGTACTTCAATATTGTAGTTtaaatttaatgatattttaCCCCAGTTTTGTTTCTCATTTACTAGTATTTTGATCTAATATGGTCACATTGTCTCGAAATGCAATATTCGACACAGAGGGATGCATAGAATTATAGGGGTACATATATTCAGAGAAGTGAGAGTAGATTTGTGCAAGAAAAAGATTTGAGTAATATTTTTATGCATGATAAAAGCAATATCCTCTCCAAAAATAAAGGAATGAGAAGAACACAAAGAAACAGCTCtacaaaaaaggaaaggaaaaaattCTGCATATACAGAAACTTTTGCTAGCAAGGAGTAGTACTTAAGGAAGCAACAAAAAATAGGAGGCAAATTTGCAAACCACAGAAATGATCAGCTTTTAGcattttattgttctttttcCCCATTTTCTTGGTCGTTATCGTCGAAGAAATCAATCACTCATCTAACTGTTGAGACGGAAGGAGCACTCCTGGAAGACGAAGCAGAAGAATGGTTGAACTTCAAGACTGACTCAAATTTACGGAGAATATTCAGCGCTTTTCTCTGCAGAAGATACCACAAACAAAGCTAGTATCCACTATTCAGTCGAACTGAGAAAAAGATATCTAAGTAAGCATGAATTTAGATGAAGATCTTTATGTGCCAACGATACACTGTCCAGCTTCGACATCACCTACTTATTATCTGACTAACAGAAGGGGGACTACGCAAAACAAATTTGTTTGATGCATAGAATTATTAATTGCATAGTGTTGTTTGATGCATATAAGAGTTGTTTGATGAGACACATAGCTATAGAGACAGGCTCTTACCTTCCACCGTCTCTTCTTTACAAGTGTTTTGTTTGTTGCGTCCAGCTTCACAATTATTTCCCCGAAAGTTGGTCTTTTTGATGGCTGATTGTGCCAACAATCTTCTATTAACCTGTTTGGAGGAACAGATTTAGAGGTTAAGGGAAGAAAACGGGAATGATCCATTGAGGGATGTCCTGAAATAATGTTGACAAGACACAGGAGGCGAAGTGAATGTAGGAACCAAGACTTGAGATCTCTCGTTCTCCAAGATCTAAACTCTTAAAATGCTACTGTTTTCAACTATTACTAACAAAAGAAAACAGATTGGGAAAAGGTGTCACCCTTTGAACGGAAAATCAAAACTATAGGAAACTGCAAGGCTTACCGTCGCAGTCCATAAGCATAATGTTTAACTGGAGCTTCAAAAGGTGGGCGCTCGTTGGCAGCGTACGCTTTAGCAACTTCAATGTCATTCCTTTTGGTAAATGGTGGATGACCCTCAACCATCTGGGGGCAAAATATACAGGTTCAAACAGGAATCAAAccgaaataaatatttttatttttcatgaacATAAACACCAAATATGTGGAAGATGTTTTAGTTCTATATTTGAGTATGTATTTGCTAGTATAACTAATAAcgtatgtgttttttttaaatctaattTCTAGCTTCCCATGATTTTCTAACCTAGCTGACAAACCAAACGTGACCAGGGCGGTAAGTGACTTCCTTAACAACCAACCAAAAACAGGATTTCACCATTCTTGAATCCCTTCACAATTCCTTGTTATAAAACATACGACTTGATATCTATATCCGCTCATGCATGTCAAGGTTAGTAAAACCAATATGTTGCTCATACAATTCAGTCCCATTGTGTGCTAAATAGCAGCAATAACTGAACCATCTGACATATATGTACAGAAAGTGAAAGTGAAAGGAGGCCATTGAGAAGTATTACCTCTTGTAATATCAATGCAAATGAAAACACATCCACCTTAGTATCATATTCCTCATTTCTGAAAACTTCAGGAGCCGCGTATCGCCCTGAGTTTGGAAAAGAGTTGATCAATCATCAATTAGCCAATGTTCAGCACATGATCATTTCTAAGATAGTAATCACTGATGCATCTTCTACATTGCAGGTATCTAAGATTCTAAGAGTCATATCGATCAAACAATGATATCCGGGTGAAGCAACATGTGATGCAGGCTTCAACAATAATATTCTAAATAAAGAGTATTCGCAATGCTTTTCTGAATGATCAGTATTTTAAATTCAGACAAAAAAATGTATGCCAATCAACTGGATACTTACAAGACGTCAGTTGCCAAGTGACAGGTTTGTCTTCTTTGACTGTTTTGGCAACTTTCATCAGCTTGCTTAGCCCAAAGTCAGCAACTTTGAGATGACCAGAATCATCCCGCAATATGTTCCTGTCATATTTGAtaattttcaattaatcaaaagTTTTAGTATATGATCTTATCAATCTTTAGAGCCAGAGATAaagttatttaaataaaaaaagggaaGAAGGGAATACATACGACGGTTCAAGATCTCGATGTATTATGGCTTCAGGCTTATTCTCATGCAAGTAGTTCATTCCTCTGCAgaaaaaaatcatgaaacaaACCCTCATATGCATCAAGGCAACAAAAATACCACCATTCCAAAAAAATAAGCTGATCTTTTTCAGACGTAATTAATGTGATAAAGTTACTCGTCGCCAATAGCATGTAGCCTTTTACTCCTTTTTCAGGAGTAATTAATGCGATTCTGAAATTGATGAACAATATCAGGTATGAATGAAATAGTCCTTCACATCTAACACAAGAAGCATAGGGAAATGATTTGACATCAAAAACTAAGcaaatcttttttattttttttggataaaGAAGAAACTTGGAATTTATCACCATGAACAACTACATATACTAAAAATCTACATGCAATGTGCTTCTAATTAGTGGTGAGCCATCATCTGCTAGGTGGAGATCATGATGTGAACTTAGCAACCAAGCATACTGCAACCTAAAAACTAACCTTGCAATATCCAGGGCAAACTTGATAGTGGTTTTCAACTTTAAAGCATGTCTTCTTTTCAGGTATGCACACAAATCCCCCTGCAAAAAGGCTTTACTCAATTGTGATTgttgtaaaaataaattattccaGAAGAAAATTAGTAAGATCCTAAAGCATGATTCAATCTGCTAAAAATGGTGTAACCAACAAGTCAGAGAATTAAGAATTTTCTTTTGATAAGAAAGCCCAATACTCtgtcaattttattattttcttccaGAAAAAGAAACGTCATAATAGAAAGCCTACAGCAGACAGATAAAGTTCAAAGTTTAATAGTTTAACTTAAGAGATACCTTCGGGAGATATTCAGTAACAATCATCATTGGAGTACATTGAGTCACAGCACCAAGAAACTGGACGACATTCGGGTGGCGTATCTTTTGAAGTAGAGCAAGCTCATCCCTGAATGCATTTCTGCAAAACAACAACTCACCTTGTAAAATACAGATCAATATTCCctattaaaaagaaagaagactTTCATTAATGGAAGCAAAAATTATCTTTCATGTGAAAGGTAAAACCAACCCACACTTTCTCTTCATCAATGAAAAATTCCTCAGCAAATTTCTTAACAGCAACCTGAATCCCACGCCATGAGGCAATGCAAAATGTTCCCTGCAGCAATTTTGGTCAACAAAACAAGTGAGAAGTTACAGTTAAGACCATTATTTGACTACAAATCTGAAGACACTGGGAAGAGCTTATGCTATATCCAAGCTTGTTTTACAACGAAGAGATGATACTAGACGTAAAATAACACAAGAAGATCTTACCTTAGTTATTTCCACGCTGTTGGTGAAGTCTAGCTCATTTGGATCTATTTCATATTCAGGAACCTCACGATCATTTTCAACATGCATGGGAGCCATCTAACAAAATTATTCAAAAAGATTTATGATCATAAGATGCAACAGCACAGATAAAACAAAAGCTGAAGGAGGATCACGAAGAAGATCTCCACACCGAACAGGCATGTGAAACTTACAGGAGGTTTTGCTCCGTTTGCCTCCAAAAGTTTTATAATGTCATTGTTTTTGTAGTAAATTGCATCTGCAAGGGGCTATTCAATTATACCTTGTCATTACCATACCTATCAACCGTTCATTCGACAATCCATAACTAATATATTCGACACATAAAAAGAATGACTATAGGTAGCATCAAGTTTcacaaaatagtagtagtaatagttATACATTTTCACTACTAGCCTAAACAGCATCTCCATCTCCAGCTGTAATTTGttttaaatagttaaaaaaatcaGGTGAACAACAAAGCTGACGATGTCTTATTCTGTACAATAAAATATTCCTTAAGAAGTAAATGGTCCACTAGCAAAAGACAACTTCTTTTAATGGAATGACAGGAGAGAAACCAATGCAAGTTCGATATGATATCAAATACTGTTTCATTTTAATGGAGGTTTTCAAATCCACCAATAATTGTGTTATAACTAACTGCAACAGCTATATCTGTATATCACCACTACTCAATAGATCTCCTCTCTGAGATGCGAAACCCTACAACTACAAATTGGAAGTGAAAACTAGCGATTAATAAACTACAATGACAGTAAGATATTCACCAATTTGCAGAGAATTGACACATACCGTGCTGCCCCAGCGATCCTCGACGTCGACTTCGGCGCCGCGGCGGAGGAGCAAGTCCACGACGTTCGTCCGCCCCTGGCAGGCGGCGACGTGTAGGGCGCTGCGGTTGTCAATGTCTCTGAAATTGACGGCGGTGCCGGAGTCGAGCAGCTCCTGAATCCCCTCCAAATCGCCCTCGTTGGCCAAGTACATTAGCCTGACGCCGGAGTCCATGGCGTCCTCTATGCTTCCGGAGGCGAGAACGGCGTCGTTCTCGGGGGCGCCGGAAGACGGCCTCCCCGTCGTGAAACGCCGCTGAAGCTTTGAGTCCATTGAAAGCACCGATTTTGGAAAAAGCAGTAACTATATTTGTacgtatatgtatatatagacCGAGTCCCTGTGGGGCCCTCGCCCGATATCGAATATATATTCCATTATATTAAATGCGCAAATATCGAAATTTGTGtttttacatttttatatatactTTGTGGTGTAACTTTTTGATTTAATatgatttcaatttatttaaaaaattgtagTACTACTATAGAATTGACACACTCAAAAGTCAAAACAACTCTAAAAAtgctttaaaaaaattagtagtcCCTCCCTTATCAAGTGATTGACTGCTTTTTAAgggaaaataataataaatagttaaaatcaaaagaaattaaagtaagtaaaaagaataatatagatatgaccgtcttttatattattatcctcttttactttattttcttttcttttcttttcattttaactatttattattatattcataaaataacCAGAGAGTTGGAAATGCAAAAGACGTGATTGCTCGTTTACTCTAGGGGGTCGTTTGATAGCGTGCAGAGTCAAGAAATAGATTAATATCTAGTTATTTTCGTTCATTTGATACCCTTGTTGGGCCACCATCTCAGCCCGTTTTTGTACTCTGGCCCGCATAGGCCCGCAGATTGAGCAACAAATGCACAGATTATTATCTTGGGCTGTTTTTTTTGGATAAATAAGCTGCATCAATTATTGGACCCACAAGAGGCACGCAAATTTCATTCTTCCACTTGGGTGGTTTCTCAAATCTTCCCACATACGCCATTTTTTAGTTCATTTGCTCTCAAACCCTAGCTGCAAATTCAATTGTGCATCTCAGTTGCATCTCAGGTTGGAGGCGATGGCGGTGGGGCCGGGAACGCGGCGGTGGTCGCTCCGCAGCTTGAcgaagatgaagatgaggagCAGGTGAGGGCTCCGATGGCAGAGATGTTGATGAGGTATTGGATGTTGCCGTGCCACGCGTCCTCGATGCTCCCGTCTCCGTCGCCGGAGGGCGAGAAGGCGGCGTCCGCCATGAACGGCGGCGACAGCGTGGGGTTCATGGCGAGAAGCGGAGATTCAGTGCCTCTGAATCGGGAATCGAATGATCGGAATTCGATAAATATTGAATTCTGATTTGCAATTCATCCGAGGGTTATGGCTCCTTTCAAATTGGGATTTGGATTGGAAGATGTCGGACTATAATTCTTTGTTTctgattaaatataaaatttaaataaaatactagtatttgaAAATGTTTATAATCGCTAGAGGGTGAAATCCAGCAATCCAACCCAAGTAATAAGATTATTAATGaaggtttttttctttttatttattttattagtttggtcaaaatctttattttttaagtttatggcaaatagtaaaaaaaaaggtatgagattcataattttaaaaatatgtctGAAAAATCGTAAAGTTTAGActgttttcattattttatgatGGGAAAAATTATATGGTTacatttttcgttttttttatagataacattttctaatttattgGTTTGTAGTATATTGTTGTAGCATATCATGATTTTTCGATAATATGTATCAAACAATGACAAAAGAATAAGTAGGCAATATATCTTGCCTATCAAACGGCTGTTAGTGATAACAAATATTGGCCTACTGGCCCTCCATTCCTTGATTACTAACTGGGCCCCTTTTATCCTCCATGGGCTATCAAGTGCACGTAAGGAGAAAGGAAGCGAGAGAGAGACCCATGAGATTGAAACAGCAGCTATATCTGAGTTGGAGACAATGATAGAAAGTATTACtataataattatgaaaatCATTTTCCCTTTTTAGTCAATGAAACGTTCATAATTTCAAATATGCCCAAATGTAATGCTGTATCGAGataatactttttttaaataatttgtaggagtatgtattttttatagtaGAGGTCATACTTGAGTATGAATATTTTATAGtagatatttttttgtttaatttgtaTCTAATGCAATTTGATGGACAAATTTATTTATGCAATAAAAAGTAAAGCATTCACGTTTTGGAACCTGCTGTTTCCGTTCCGAAAAAGACGGAACTTAAACTAGCCcgataaacaaaaaaatgaggTTTCAGTTCAAAATTGCTACTTGTCGTTTTTATCTTTGCAAGTTTTTCGTTTTTCCTCATATTTTTTACGATTATTTCCCTGATTTTTGATCAAATGACGATTACCACCAGTGACAGTTCCTAAATGTTTAGAACTAAATTGgcatgtactccctctgtcccactacaagtgagACGTTTTTTTACCGTTGTGTTTgcgaagatgataataaatagttaaagttgtTCGGAGGGAGTACATTGGTTCTGATTTAACTTGTGAGAGTGGTTACCATGTGAAAACTGAAATCGTCGATTCGATTCATTATGTTTGGATTTAATCATGCTTCCATACATGTTAATGGTAAATTGTATTGTAGTAAATTGAAGTGAGTATTTTTTTAAGCCGATTTGAttaatacatatacatatagtTTTGCATCAAGTTATTGAAAGGTACTAGatcataaaagaaaatttgaaaGTCTGGTGCTAAATAAACGACCAATATAACTATAACTCGATTTTTCATAACTCCTACAATTCGAATCTAATCATTACGATTTTCCATACATTTTACAAAGTTGTTGAGCTTAGTTGATACTCCATTAAACTTAGGTCCTTGCCTCTAGTTTAAATGAATACtatttacatttatatattttctttGAACTCCAATTATATGCAAATGTCTATCTAACAAACAAGGATAGTTTTGTTGAACATTAAATGTGACTATAAAGTCTATTTctgttataataaaaaataaattaactttccattgttatatttttttctGTGGTTATTGTTACAAATTTTAATAtccatgtactccctccgtccccaaagaaaatagactttggggacgacacgagttttaatgtaaaattagtaaaataagagagagatagagagaaaaagtaattaaaatattgttagtggagcttattcgagataaaagactctttaaaattaaaaaaaagtacatattcttatagaacggactaaaaaggaaagagtgaaTACGTTTCAAACCTTTTAGAATAGACTAACATGAATTTAACCAAAATTTTACTACAAATATTTTTACGAACACACCAAAAAATCTACGAGATCTCACTACCCATCTTTGATTTATAAACTCTAATTTTTTActgtttaatttaatttaatttaatttaatttaatttaatttaatttaatttaatttaatttaatttaatttaatttaatttcacacTCCACAGTACTACTCCGAGAATCATCTAGGTCAGAGACCTCTTTTCCCCTCCTTTCCTTCATCGTCTTCATCCTCTATTTCTCACACACCACTCCACACGCGCTGAAACGTTTCCGGTTTTACAAAATCCACTTTCCACAAACAGCAAAGAAGACCAATCATTGCAGCTCCTTAATTCTTCTTCTTATGCCCCCTTCCATGGCGACTGAAAATTCCACAAACACTTCACGAGCTGAAGAATTCAAAGTCCAAGCAAATGAAGCATTTAAAGGTATATTGCCAACGATTGTAATAaaagtttgtatttttatttgtttttttttctattgcGTATGTTTAATGGGCGATACTAGTATTTGTACTTCTGATTTTTATGTGTATGCGTGTTTAATAATCTATCGATTTATTGCGTTTGCAGCGCATAAATACTCTCAAGCAATTGATTTGTACACGCAAGCGATAGAGCTGAATAATGATAATGCGGTTTACTGGGCTAACCGGGCGTTTGCGCACACTAAGTTGGAGGAGTATGGGAGTGCTATCCAGGATGCTACGTCGG
This region includes:
- the LOC121742913 gene encoding integrin-linked protein kinase 1-like isoform X2 yields the protein MDSKLQRRFTTGRPSSGAPENDAVLASGSIEDAMDSGVRLMYLANEGDLEGIQELLDSGTAVNFRDIDNRSALHVAACQGRTNVVDLLLRRGAEVDVEDRWGSTPLADAIYYKNNDIIKLLEANGAKPPMAPMHVENDREVPEYEIDPNELDFTNSVEITKGTFCIASWRGIQVAVKKFAEEFFIDEEKVNAFRDELALLQKIRHPNVVQFLGAVTQCTPMMIVTEYLPKGDLCAYLKRRHALKLKTTIKFALDIARGMNYLHENKPEAIIHRDLEPSNILRDDSGHLKVADFGLSKLMKVAKTVKEDKPVTWQLTSWRYAAPEVFRNEEYDTKVDVFSFALILQEMVEGHPPFTKRNDIEVAKAYAANERPPFEAPVKHYAYGLRRLIEDCWHNQPSKRPTFGEIIVKLDATNKTLVKKRRWKRKALNILRKFESVLKFNHSSASSSRSAPSVSTVR
- the LOC121742913 gene encoding integrin-linked protein kinase 1-like isoform X1; translation: MDSKLQRRFTTGRPSSGAPENDAVLASGSIEDAMDSGVRLMYLANEGDLEGIQELLDSGTAVNFRDIDNRSALHVAACQGRTNVVDLLLRRGAEVDVEDRWGSTPLADAIYYKNNDIIKLLEANGAKPPMAPMHVENDREVPEYEIDPNELDFTNSVEITKGTFCIASWRGIQVAVKKFAEEFFIDEEKVNAFRDELALLQKIRHPNVVQFLGAVTQCTPMMIVTEYLPKGDLCAYLKRRHALKLKTTIKFALDIARGMNYLHENKPEAIIHRDLEPSNILRDDSGHLKVADFGLSKLMKVAKTVKEDKPVTWQLTSWRYAAPEVFRNEEYDTKVDVFSFALILQEMVEGHPPFTKRNDIEVAKAYAANERPPFEAPVKHYAYGLRRLIEDCWHNQPSKRPTFGEIIVKLDATNKTLVKKRRWKLCLWYLLQRKALNILRKFESVLKFNHSSASSSRSAPSVSTVR